The Caminibacter pacificus genome includes a region encoding these proteins:
- a CDS encoding rhodanese-like domain-containing protein, translated as MKKLLLTGLLTAGFLFAYNPLDGVKAQKQAALKIVGDSFINIKQLKNWIKNNKNFQIVDVREPMEWNAGQIDYLETINLPRGVLYGGVKSGALKPNKTYVIVCRTGHRALLAAATLKKWYNFKHVYVLKGGIKAWIQSGGVVVNSLHLGPVKIQLVK; from the coding sequence ATGAAAAAGCTTTTATTAACGGGACTTTTAACCGCAGGATTTTTGTTTGCTTATAATCCGCTTGATGGTGTAAAAGCACAAAAACAAGCGGCGCTTAAAATCGTGGGAGATAGTTTTATAAACATAAAACAGCTCAAAAATTGGATAAAAAACAATAAAAATTTCCAAATCGTAGATGTTAGAGAACCTATGGAGTGGAATGCCGGCCAAATCGATTATCTTGAGACGATAAATTTGCCAAGAGGCGTATTATACGGAGGAGTTAAATCGGGAGCGTTAAAGCCTAATAAAACGTATGTAATCGTATGTAGAACGGGACATAGGGCGCTTTTGGCTGCGGCAACTCTTAAGAAATGGTATAACTTTAAGCATGTTTATGTATTAAAAGGCGGTATTAAAGCCTGGATTCAAAGCGGAGGGGTTGTGGTAAATTCGCTTCATTTAGGGCCTGTTAAAATTCAGCTCGTTAAATAA
- the leuC gene encoding 3-isopropylmalate dehydratase large subunit, protein MPMTITEKIFAEHIGREVKPGEIIMCDVDMTIGNDITTPISIRAFEESGAKKLAKPDNFAIVLDHFIPPKDIASANQAKINRDFAYKHDLKNFFDEKDMGIEHRLLPEKGLVIPGDVIIGADSHTCTHGALGAFSTGMGSTDIAFCMITGKSWFKVPESIKVIFKGERGEHVYGKDLILELIRRIGVDGALYKALEFTGEVIENLPMDDRMSLCNMAIEAGAKNGIIAYDKITEEFLNEVKKYNPLRAEPKIHYSDPDAKYAQTIEINVSELEPLVAYPYLPSNGKPISQAVKDDIEIHQVYIGSCTNGTLSDLRIAAEILKGKRVHKKVRLIVTPATQRIYKQAEHEGIIDTLIDAGAVVANPTCGACLGGYMGILGDGERCVATTNRNFRGRMGSRNSEVYLSNSAVAAASAIAGKIADPRDI, encoded by the coding sequence ATGCCTATGACTATTACGGAAAAGATTTTTGCCGAACATATAGGGCGTGAAGTAAAGCCGGGCGAAATTATTATGTGTGATGTGGATATGACTATCGGAAACGATATTACCACTCCTATTTCAATCAGAGCTTTTGAAGAGAGCGGCGCAAAAAAACTTGCAAAACCTGATAATTTCGCAATTGTATTAGACCACTTCATCCCGCCAAAAGACATAGCAAGCGCAAACCAAGCAAAAATAAACAGAGACTTCGCATACAAACACGACCTTAAAAACTTTTTTGACGAAAAAGATATGGGAATCGAGCATAGACTTTTACCTGAAAAAGGACTTGTAATCCCCGGAGACGTTATTATCGGAGCGGACAGCCATACATGTACTCACGGAGCTTTAGGAGCGTTTTCTACAGGTATGGGAAGTACTGATATCGCGTTTTGTATGATTACGGGTAAAAGCTGGTTTAAAGTTCCTGAAAGTATCAAAGTAATTTTCAAAGGCGAAAGAGGAGAGCACGTTTACGGAAAAGATTTGATTCTTGAATTAATCAGAAGAATAGGAGTTGACGGAGCGCTTTACAAAGCCCTTGAATTCACGGGAGAAGTAATCGAAAATCTTCCTATGGACGATAGAATGAGCCTTTGTAATATGGCTATAGAAGCCGGAGCTAAAAACGGAATTATCGCATATGACAAAATCACCGAAGAATTCCTAAACGAAGTTAAAAAATACAATCCTTTACGCGCAGAGCCTAAAATTCACTATTCGGACCCTGATGCAAAATACGCCCAAACTATCGAAATAAACGTTAGCGAACTCGAACCTTTAGTAGCATATCCATATTTGCCAAGTAACGGAAAACCTATCAGCCAAGCCGTAAAAGACGATATCGAAATCCACCAAGTATATATCGGAAGCTGTACGAACGGAACTCTTAGCGACCTTAGAATCGCAGCGGAAATTCTAAAAGGAAAAAGAGTACATAAAAAAGTAAGACTAATAGTAACACCGGCAACTCAAAGAATCTACAAACAAGCGGAGCACGAAGGTATTATCGATACTCTTATCGATGCAGGTGCAGTTGTAGCAAATCCTACTTGCGGTGCATGTCTTGGAGGATATATGGGTATTTTGGGTGATGGTGAAAGATGTGTAGCCACTACGAATAGAAACTTCAGAGGTAGAATGGGAAGCAGAAACTCAGAAGTATACCTTAGCAACTCGGCAGTTGCCGCGGCAAGTGCAATCGCCGGAAAAATCGCCGATCCGAGAGATATCTAA
- a CDS encoding DUF2905 domain-containing protein: protein MAKIFIFIGVIFIIIGLLLYFFKDFPLFHLPGDIVIKKENFVFYFPITSSILISVVLSAIFYIISKIMQ from the coding sequence ATGGCGAAAATTTTTATATTTATAGGTGTGATTTTTATAATTATCGGGTTACTTCTTTATTTTTTCAAAGATTTTCCTCTGTTTCATTTGCCCGGAGATATCGTTATTAAAAAAGAGAATTTCGTATTTTATTTTCCTATTACGTCATCAATTTTAATAAGTGTCGTTTTGAGCGCGATATTTTATATCATTTCAAAGATTATGCAATGA
- the thpR gene encoding RNA 2',3'-cyclic phosphodiesterase — translation MRLFIATPVTLPIYGAIKQSLSKYVEGKWVEGWNLHLTHKFIGEDEPEKYLKNLDIKKDSFKINGIGTFGDRILYLKADIDDDINRQINEKFSLKNDKPFKPHITLCRIKNIKDEKFWDELKKWENIKLEVPLEVYLYKSTLTKKGPIYEKIHKY, via the coding sequence ATGAGACTTTTTATAGCGACACCCGTTACTTTGCCGATATACGGGGCTATTAAACAATCTCTTTCGAAATACGTAGAGGGCAAGTGGGTTGAGGGGTGGAATTTGCATCTAACTCATAAATTTATAGGAGAAGACGAACCTGAAAAGTACCTAAAGAATCTGGATATTAAAAAAGATAGCTTTAAAATAAACGGCATCGGGACGTTTGGGGATAGGATTTTGTATCTTAAAGCCGATATCGACGACGATATAAACAGACAGATAAACGAAAAATTTTCGTTAAAAAACGATAAGCCTTTTAAACCTCATATCACTCTTTGTAGAATCAAAAACATAAAAGACGAAAAGTTTTGGGATGAGCTGAAAAAATGGGAAAATATCAAGCTCGAAGTGCCTCTTGAAGTCTATCTTTACAAATCGACTCTGACGAAAAAAGGTCCTATTTATGAAAAAATCCACAAATATTAA
- a CDS encoding EscU/YscU/HrcU family type III secretion system export apparatus switch protein: MKKSTNIKAVALKYKAYEDNAPKVVAKGKGVLAQKIIQKAKEYDVPLFQNEALADMLLSVEVGEEIPPKMYEAVVEVFVWLYNLEEKAQLSKG, from the coding sequence ATGAAAAAATCCACAAATATTAAAGCAGTAGCGTTAAAATATAAGGCCTATGAAGACAATGCCCCTAAAGTCGTTGCAAAAGGAAAAGGGGTTTTGGCTCAAAAAATTATTCAAAAAGCAAAAGAGTACGACGTTCCTCTTTTTCAAAACGAAGCTCTTGCGGATATGCTTTTGAGTGTTGAGGTGGGTGAAGAGATTCCTCCGAAAATGTACGAAGCGGTGGTCGAGGTGTTTGTGTGGCTATATAATTTGGAAGAAAAAGCTCAGCTTAGTAAAGGTTAG
- the amrA gene encoding AmmeMemoRadiSam system protein A → MEKYEILPKLARLSIAEEFEGKKLIDKNEWLEKYPWLAEERATFVTLKMKDKPRGSNLRGCIGSILPYRPLIDDVIANAKAAAFEDPRFPPLTPEEFDRVKIEVSVLTIPEKVEYEDIADLRSKIRPGVDGVILQLANHQATFLPAVWEELPVFDLFFAHLCVKAGLPGDCLRYHPTIYRYQAIEVEEE, encoded by the coding sequence ATGGAAAAATACGAAATATTGCCTAAACTTGCAAGGCTTTCTATTGCGGAGGAATTTGAGGGGAAAAAACTTATAGATAAAAACGAATGGCTTGAAAAGTATCCTTGGTTGGCGGAAGAGAGAGCGACTTTTGTCACTTTAAAAATGAAAGATAAACCCAGAGGAAGCAATCTTAGAGGATGTATAGGTTCTATTTTGCCGTATCGTCCTTTGATTGACGATGTTATTGCAAACGCAAAGGCTGCGGCGTTTGAAGATCCGAGATTTCCACCTTTAACTCCTGAAGAATTTGATAGAGTGAAAATAGAAGTTAGCGTGCTTACGATTCCTGAAAAAGTGGAATACGAAGATATCGCCGATTTAAGAAGCAAAATCAGACCGGGGGTTGATGGTGTGATACTTCAGCTTGCAAATCATCAAGCAACGTTTTTACCGGCAGTCTGGGAAGAATTGCCGGTATTTGACCTGTTTTTCGCACATCTTTGCGTAAAAGCCGGGCTTCCGGGAGATTGTTTGAGATATCATCCGACAATTTACAGATATCAGGCTATAGAAGTAGAAGAGGAGTAG
- a CDS encoding ATP/GTP-binding protein, with product MLIDTSSINSTSFSFHFTTSSGDRIDLEMSDSLKATSSYKKSSDTTVKEISLEHAFEYKFHYKGNGLSEQDKKEIKEAFKKIKPMLEKFLKQKDTNEKTMTNFSQMLKSSLPLPKNDNHLNAIKNEGVKTFDDVLNEIKASFDELKKAKELFDKLFSKNFEFYV from the coding sequence ATGCTTATCGACACTTCTTCGATTAATTCAACCTCGTTTTCGTTTCATTTTACCACAAGTAGCGGAGATAGGATAGATTTGGAAATGAGTGACAGCTTAAAAGCTACGAGTAGTTACAAAAAAAGTTCGGATACTACGGTAAAAGAGATTAGTTTGGAACATGCTTTTGAATATAAATTTCATTATAAAGGGAACGGATTAAGCGAGCAAGATAAAAAAGAGATAAAAGAAGCATTTAAGAAGATAAAACCTATGTTGGAGAAATTCTTAAAACAAAAAGATACTAATGAAAAAACGATGACGAATTTTTCGCAGATGTTGAAATCATCACTTCCTTTGCCAAAAAACGATAATCACCTAAATGCAATTAAAAACGAGGGTGTAAAAACTTTTGATGATGTTTTAAATGAAATAAAAGCTTCTTTTGATGAGCTAAAAAAAGCAAAAGAGCTTTTTGATAAGTTGTTTTCTAAAAATTTTGAGTTTTATGTTTGA
- a CDS encoding nucleoside recognition protein: MKQLINQSLKTALLIIKLVIPFYLLADILIYFGILQKISFIFEPITSIMGLSPEVSLSIAAGVLFNLYAAIAFAAPLGLTPYEWTILGLFLGIAHALPVENSIMKKLGMPHWYSTLLRIGVGIVAVIVFRALPIHIEGKTLQKEISLPHYDSFWDMLGNSLYNASVLAVKIIILITIIIIVMHFIKEKLFKNKNLSAPFSIITGIILGITYGAGILIAEKNRLSKKELLFVGTFLMIAHSLIEDPLLFVLFGANFWLLVSIRVILAVIFSYLVVKFYPFKHKTQNF; encoded by the coding sequence GTGAAACAACTAATAAACCAATCATTGAAAACTGCTCTTTTAATCATAAAACTTGTAATTCCTTTTTATCTTTTAGCGGATATTTTAATCTATTTCGGAATTTTGCAAAAAATATCTTTTATTTTCGAACCTATTACTTCCATTATGGGATTAAGTCCCGAGGTTTCTCTTTCAATTGCCGCCGGAGTGCTTTTTAATCTCTACGCCGCAATAGCATTTGCCGCTCCTCTTGGGCTAACGCCTTACGAATGGACAATTTTAGGGCTTTTTTTGGGTATCGCTCACGCACTGCCCGTTGAAAATTCTATCATGAAAAAACTCGGTATGCCTCATTGGTACTCCACACTTCTTCGAATAGGTGTAGGAATAGTTGCCGTTATTGTTTTTAGAGCGCTTCCTATTCATATAGAAGGTAAAACACTCCAAAAAGAGATATCGCTACCTCATTACGACTCTTTTTGGGATATGCTTGGAAATTCTTTATATAACGCCTCCGTTTTGGCTGTAAAAATCATCATTTTAATAACAATAATCATCATCGTTATGCATTTTATCAAAGAAAAACTATTCAAAAACAAAAACCTAAGCGCTCCCTTTTCGATAATTACGGGCATAATTTTGGGAATTACTTACGGAGCGGGGATTTTGATAGCTGAAAAAAATCGTCTTAGTAAAAAAGAGCTGCTTTTTGTGGGTACGTTTCTTATGATAGCCCACTCTCTAATAGAAGACCCTCTTTTATTCGTACTTTTCGGAGCTAACTTTTGGCTTTTGGTTTCTATCAGGGTGATTTTAGCCGTTATCTTTTCTTATTTGGTCGTTAAATTTTATCCGTTCAAACATAAAACTCAAAATTTTTAG
- a CDS encoding diguanylate cyclase has product MKKRIYFILATLTIIIIIISFFYNQQSLTKLVTQKAKETYENRLKEYNVLYDSKKTFLDAFAKFLTSSPIIIESYLENNRTKLISYIKPLYKNLHNSNIIEEIHFFKAPAISFVNFANLKQYNINVSKSRADILWVDTSFQPSTHYYVCRLYPGLRATYPIIYNGKILGSLSFGLNIKIFKKLFEKLGAQSVSIYLNNDILKKMLLPQKYKEYAKLPTYENYKVLGKVFKNIDLKPGFEVKNNYVFTKIKISDFFGHPMAYLVIKDDIKQSIATIKRILIEKTIIELLGFLVAFGIVFILFRWIFTKMEDINKILTLIKEQKFSQIPQKTTPKDELDIYKNNLIEVAQKIKTYLNILSEKVEEYSDKAYKDGLTEALNRRFLEEKANQLFTKYSLKKTKVGIVMLDIDNFKQINDNFGHDIGDLIITKLADTIKSIIRKEDFLIRYGGEEFLLILPNSSLQDTYKVAEKIRKAIENLEVKIGNKNLKFTISVGISELNSFDKTLFDAIKRADINLYKAKQNGKNRVEI; this is encoded by the coding sequence GTGAAAAAAAGAATATATTTCATACTAGCGACTTTAACTATAATCATAATAATCATTTCTTTTTTTTACAATCAACAAAGCCTTACAAAACTAGTCACTCAAAAAGCAAAAGAAACATATGAAAACCGATTAAAAGAATATAACGTTTTATACGACAGTAAAAAAACATTCTTAGACGCATTTGCTAAATTTTTAACTTCTTCTCCTATAATCATAGAATCTTATCTTGAAAACAACAGAACAAAATTAATCAGTTATATAAAACCTCTCTATAAAAATCTGCATAATTCAAATATAATCGAAGAGATTCATTTTTTCAAAGCTCCTGCAATAAGTTTCGTCAATTTTGCAAATCTAAAACAATACAACATCAACGTCTCAAAAAGCAGAGCCGATATTTTGTGGGTGGATACGTCTTTTCAACCTTCTACCCATTATTATGTCTGTAGATTATATCCTGGTCTTAGAGCAACATATCCGATAATTTATAACGGTAAAATCCTTGGAAGCCTATCTTTTGGGTTAAACATTAAAATTTTTAAAAAGCTGTTTGAAAAGTTGGGAGCTCAAAGCGTAAGCATTTATCTAAATAACGATATTCTAAAAAAAATGCTTTTACCTCAAAAATACAAAGAATACGCCAAACTACCGACTTATGAAAACTACAAGGTTTTAGGAAAAGTATTTAAAAACATCGATTTAAAACCCGGATTTGAAGTAAAAAACAATTATGTTTTCACAAAAATCAAAATTTCAGATTTTTTCGGACATCCTATGGCATATTTGGTAATAAAAGACGACATAAAACAATCGATTGCGACTATAAAAAGAATCCTTATCGAAAAAACGATTATCGAACTTTTAGGATTTTTAGTGGCTTTCGGGATAGTTTTTATACTATTTAGGTGGATTTTTACAAAAATGGAAGATATAAATAAAATTTTAACTCTCATAAAAGAACAAAAATTTTCTCAAATTCCTCAAAAAACCACCCCTAAAGACGAACTTGATATTTATAAAAACAATCTAATAGAAGTGGCTCAAAAAATCAAAACATATCTTAATATCTTAAGCGAAAAAGTTGAAGAGTATAGTGACAAAGCCTACAAAGACGGCCTAACCGAAGCTCTTAACAGACGATTTTTAGAAGAAAAAGCCAACCAACTATTTACCAAATACTCTTTGAAAAAAACAAAAGTCGGTATTGTGATGCTCGATATAGATAATTTTAAACAAATAAACGACAATTTCGGTCACGATATTGGTGATTTGATAATAACGAAACTTGCCGATACGATAAAATCTATCATCAGAAAAGAGGACTTTTTAATCAGATACGGAGGTGAGGAGTTTTTATTAATCCTGCCGAACTCTTCTCTTCAAGATACGTATAAAGTAGCTGAAAAAATCAGAAAAGCTATTGAAAATTTAGAAGTAAAAATAGGAAATAAAAACCTGAAATTCACAATAAGCGTCGGAATTAGCGAGCTTAATTCTTTTGATAAAACTCTTTTTGATGCAATAAAAAGAGCCGATATCAACCTCTACAAAGCAAAACAAAACGGAAAAAACAGAGTCGAAATATAG
- a CDS encoding GGDEF domain-containing protein codes for MNLKHYKIRITIFSILILVTFFAIFLSYEVNKKTINSLKENLAKKIYILRKNELLTHEKNLQNFLKNFKNAEIISTKENPGYKIIDNTVISIFRIKDKTIIIKDSIKQEISPLLQLATINLIVITVISLMFFTLMFCFIEFLLKRFKIVRSIIANIKQREFEKLPPLTPEKNICDEFRNEIVKLGREIETYIKLLSLKVEDYKKKAYIDELTQTFNRNFFKEIETKIFLKAKVSSFPTSVIMIDIDDFKKINDTYGHKKGDEVLEYVAKILKENLRKEDILIRYGGEEFLILLSETELHTALGITKKLIKAVESNSLDNMKITISAGISKIEYNDQNIYDSIKRADSNLYKAKQNGKNRVEL; via the coding sequence ATGAATTTAAAACATTATAAGATACGTATTACTATTTTTTCGATATTAATTTTAGTAACTTTTTTTGCCATTTTTTTAAGCTACGAAGTAAATAAAAAAACTATTAATTCCCTAAAAGAAAATCTTGCAAAAAAAATCTACATTCTAAGAAAAAACGAACTTTTAACTCATGAAAAAAATTTACAAAACTTTCTTAAAAATTTTAAAAATGCCGAAATTATCTCCACAAAAGAAAATCCAGGTTATAAAATCATAGATAATACGGTTATTTCAATTTTTAGAATTAAAGATAAAACTATAATTATCAAAGACAGTATTAAACAAGAAATATCTCCTCTATTACAATTAGCGACAATAAATTTAATAGTCATTACCGTTATTTCTCTAATGTTTTTTACTTTAATGTTTTGTTTTATCGAATTTTTACTAAAAAGATTTAAAATAGTAAGAAGTATAATCGCCAATATTAAACAAAGAGAATTTGAAAAACTGCCTCCCCTAACACCGGAAAAAAACATTTGTGACGAATTTAGAAACGAAATAGTAAAATTAGGCCGAGAGATAGAAACGTACATAAAACTTCTATCTCTAAAAGTCGAAGATTACAAGAAAAAAGCCTATATTGACGAACTTACCCAAACCTTCAATAGAAATTTTTTCAAAGAAATAGAAACCAAAATTTTCCTAAAAGCAAAAGTTTCATCTTTTCCTACTTCCGTTATTATGATAGATATCGACGATTTTAAAAAAATAAACGACACATACGGACATAAAAAAGGAGATGAAGTTTTAGAATACGTAGCTAAAATCTTAAAAGAAAACCTCAGAAAAGAAGACATTCTAATTAGATACGGAGGCGAAGAATTTTTGATTTTACTAAGCGAAACGGAACTTCACACCGCTTTAGGAATAACTAAAAAACTCATAAAAGCCGTGGAGTCGAATTCCTTGGATAATATGAAAATCACAATTAGCGCAGGTATTTCAAAAATAGAATATAACGATCAAAATATTTATGATTCCATTAAAAGAGCCGATAGTAACCTTTACAAAGCAAAACAAAACGGAAAAAACAGAGTTGAACTATGA
- the ilvD gene encoding dihydroxy-acid dehydratase, whose amino-acid sequence MRSDEVKKGWHRAPHRSLLRATGLKDEDFDKPFIGVANSFIEIIPGHFFLNKYAEIVKDEIRKNGCVPFEFNTIGVDDGIAMGHDGMLYSLPSREIIANSIETVMNAHKLDALICIPNCDKITPGMVMGALRVNVPTIFVTGGPMRAGHLPDGTPIDLATVFEGVGKFEKGEIDEEKLYQLECLACPGGGSCSGMFTANSMNTLIEAMGIALKGNGTILALTPEREELLRKAARRICEIAKDEKLTQEYKIKNIINEKAIHNAFVVDMAMGGSSNTVLHMMAIAKEADVDFDLHKLNEIARHTSHIAKISPSLQTVHMEDIHRAGGMSAVMKEISRRSDTILYLDNPVIEGGTVADRIKDAEVKDPSVIHPIENPYSEVGGLAILFGNLAEEGCVIKTAGITGSRKFRGKAVCFDSQQEAIEGITSGKVKEGDVVVIRYEGPKGGPGMQEMLAPTSLIMGMGLGDKVALITDGRFSGATRGLSIGHVSPEAAEGGMIGLLKDGDIIEIDVDNFSINVDLPQEEIEKRKKEFKPIKKEVPGKWLKQYRMLVTNASNGAVLKAE is encoded by the coding sequence ATGAGAAGTGATGAAGTAAAAAAAGGCTGGCATAGAGCCCCTCACAGAAGTTTATTAAGAGCCACAGGGCTTAAAGACGAGGACTTTGACAAACCTTTTATCGGAGTTGCCAACAGCTTTATCGAAATTATTCCGGGACATTTTTTCTTAAACAAATACGCTGAAATCGTTAAAGACGAAATTAGAAAAAACGGGTGCGTTCCGTTTGAATTTAACACAATCGGTGTGGATGACGGAATCGCTATGGGGCATGACGGAATGCTTTATAGCTTACCAAGTAGAGAAATTATCGCAAATTCTATCGAAACGGTTATGAACGCCCACAAACTCGACGCTCTTATCTGTATCCCGAACTGCGATAAGATTACTCCTGGTATGGTTATGGGAGCGCTTAGAGTAAACGTACCTACTATCTTTGTAACAGGCGGTCCTATGAGAGCCGGCCATTTACCTGACGGAACTCCTATCGACCTTGCGACGGTATTTGAGGGAGTGGGTAAATTCGAAAAAGGCGAAATCGACGAAGAAAAACTTTATCAGCTTGAATGTCTTGCGTGTCCGGGTGGAGGAAGCTGTTCTGGTATGTTTACGGCAAACTCTATGAATACTTTAATCGAAGCTATGGGTATTGCGCTTAAAGGTAACGGAACGATTTTAGCGCTTACGCCTGAAAGAGAAGAGCTATTAAGAAAAGCGGCAAGAAGAATATGCGAAATCGCTAAAGACGAGAAGCTCACACAAGAATACAAAATCAAAAACATAATCAACGAAAAGGCAATCCACAACGCATTCGTAGTGGATATGGCTATGGGAGGTAGCTCAAATACCGTACTTCATATGATGGCTATCGCAAAAGAAGCGGATGTTGATTTTGACCTTCACAAACTAAACGAAATCGCAAGACACACTTCACACATCGCAAAAATTTCGCCGTCACTTCAAACGGTACATATGGAAGATATCCACAGAGCAGGCGGTATGAGTGCCGTTATGAAAGAAATCAGCAGAAGAAGCGACACTATCCTTTACCTTGACAACCCTGTAATCGAAGGCGGAACAGTAGCAGACAGAATCAAAGACGCCGAAGTTAAAGACCCGAGCGTAATTCATCCTATTGAAAATCCTTATAGTGAAGTGGGAGGACTTGCGATACTTTTCGGTAATTTAGCCGAAGAAGGATGCGTAATCAAAACGGCTGGAATCACAGGAAGCAGAAAATTCAGAGGAAAAGCCGTATGTTTTGATTCTCAGCAAGAAGCGATTGAGGGTATTACAAGCGGAAAAGTAAAAGAAGGAGACGTCGTAGTAATCAGATACGAAGGGCCTAAAGGAGGTCCCGGAATGCAAGAGATGCTTGCTCCTACAAGCTTAATTATGGGTATGGGGCTTGGAGACAAAGTCGCTCTTATCACGGACGGAAGATTTTCTGGTGCTACAAGGGGGCTAAGTATCGGTCACGTATCTCCTGAAGCGGCTGAGGGCGGAATGATAGGACTTCTAAAAGACGGAGATATTATCGAAATAGATGTTGATAATTTCTCTATAAATGTCGATTTACCACAAGAAGAAATCGAAAAAAGAAAAAAAGAATTCAAACCGATTAAAAAAGAAGTACCGGGCAAATGGCTAAAACAATACCGAATGTTAGTAACAAACGCGAGTAACGGAGCTGTTTTAAAGGCTGAATAA